One window of the Eucalyptus grandis isolate ANBG69807.140 chromosome 6, ASM1654582v1, whole genome shotgun sequence genome contains the following:
- the LOC104451771 gene encoding uncharacterized protein LOC104451771, with product MDQTNHQNLSRFTKLLLSISVFSLLFSSPVFISFLPPWHFHLSTFLLRLVTHAVNKNCIFLLCNGILVFLMQISGFIGTMTTRSSWHSTGDKDPPKETLHMMENKLLATDIDDRVLPDVVQEDLDLEKEGKTLNNNDNTHEDCMVDDNDDNKEEEQEHNIGFRTLEARNIAATSDPDGEEELDECGGEREDDTSEDYIYGVEIRYGNNVMTAEELDKKFDDFIRRMKEGIMIETQQQQQQLLVV from the coding sequence ATGGACCAAACTAACCATCAAAACCTGAGTCGTTTCACAAAGCTATTGCTCTCCAtctctgtcttctctctcttgttctcGAGCCCCGTTTTCATCTCTTTCCTCCCACCGTGGCACTTCCATCTCTCCACCTTCCTGCTCCGTCTCGTCACCCACGCCGTCAACAAGAACTGCATCTTCCTACTCTGCAACGGCATCCTCGTCTTCCTCATGCAGATCTCGGGCTTCATTGGCACCATGACCACCAGGTCCTCCTGGCACAGCACCGGCGATAAAGATCCTCCCAAGGAGACCTTACACATGATGGAGAATAAGCTGCTTGCCACGGACATTGACGACAGAGTTCTCCCTGACGTTGTGCAAGAAGATTTAGACCTtgagaaagaagggaaaacgTTGAATAACAACGACAATACTCATGAGGATTGCATGGTCGACGACAATGACgacaacaaagaagaagaacaagaacacaaTATCGGCTTCCGGACTTTGGAAGCGAGAAACATAGCCGCAACATCTGATCCTGATGGCGAAGAAGAATTAGATGAatgtggaggagagagagaggatgacaCTAGTGAAGATTACATATATGGCGTGGAGATAAGGTATGGGAATAATGTGATGACAGCGGAGGAATTGGACAAGAAGTTCGATGATTTCATTCGGAGGATGAAGGAAGGAATCATGATCGAAACgcagcaacaacagcaacaactcCTCGTGGTTTAA
- the LOC104451773 gene encoding uncharacterized protein LOC104451773, with product MDQNNHQKLSRFANSQFLKKLTKLLLSISVFSLLFSSSNVLSFLQPWHFHLYTFPLRLVTHAVDKNCIFLLCNGILVFLAKNSGFIGTKTRSRHGTSHKESPKETLQMMENKLLTTDVGRGIFPDVAREDFPLEEEEKASNNNNNNHPDCVVEVEVGDVCFHAEGCARDNDYDNSNEEEVEDNNRFSTFDTANILAISDSNGGKEIDECGREREDETSEDYNDGNNVMTAEELDKKFDEFIRRMKEGIMIEAQQQQQQLLIV from the coding sequence CGAAGCTGTTACTCTCCATCTCTGTTTTCTCGCTCTTGTTCTCGAGCTCCAATGTCCTCTCTTTCCTCCAACCGTGGCACTTCCACCTCTACACCTTCCCGCTCCGCCTTGTCACCCATGCCGTCGACAAGAACTGTATCTTCCTCCTGTGCAACGGCATCCTCGTCTTCCTCGCAAAGAACTCAGGCTTTATCGGCACAAAGACCAGGTCCCGGCACGGCACTAGTCATAAAGAGTCTCCCAAAGAGACCTTGCAAATGATGGAGAATAAGTTGCTCACCACGGACGTCGGCAGGGGAATTTTCCCTGACGTTGCGCGTGAGGATTTCCccctcgaagaagaagagaaagcgtcaaataataacaataataatcaCCCGGACTGCGTGGTCGAAGTAGAAGTAGGAGACGTGTGTTTTCATGCGGAAGGATGTGCACGAGACAACGATTACGACAACAGCAATGAGGAAGAAGTAGAAGATAATAACAGATTTTCGACTTTCGACACAGCAAATATCCTTGCAATATCTGATTCTAACGGCGGCAAGGAAATAGATGAatgtggaagagagagagaggatgaaaCCAGTGAAGACTACAACGACGGAAATAATGTGATGACTGCGGAGGAATTGGACAAGAAGTTCGACGAGTTCATTCGTAGGATGAAGGAAGGAATCATGATCGAAGCtcaacagcaacagcaacaacTTCTCATTGTCTAA